A genomic stretch from Nitrobacter winogradskyi Nb-255 includes:
- a CDS encoding DEAD/DEAH box helicase, with protein MSFSHLGLSDKVLAAVAAAGYTSPTPIQDQAIPHVLARRDVLGIAQTGTGKTAAFVLPMLTLLEKGRARARMPRTLILEPTRELAAQVKEQFDKYGAGQKLNVALLIGGVSFGDQDLKLTRGVDVLIATPGRLLDHTERGGLLLTGVELLVIDEADRMLDMGFIPDIERICKLVPFTRQTLFFTATMPNEIRRVTDTFLHNPEKIEVSRPATTAATVAQSQVSCSREPHEKRELLRRLLREAKELKNAIIFCNRKRDVAIVCKSLQKHGFSAGALHGDMDQSARTASLDQFRKGELPLLVASDVAARGLDIPEVSHVLNFDVPYHPDDYVHRIGRTGRAGRTGTAITIVCPADFKSLAAIEKLTGQAIPQADLPGHDASANEAVVEAGAPAAAAAGRSSRSRSAPDKGGESYARGGKRESRKPRRSGGDHQRHEAPAVTAAASKAAPPPSIGRTLAPRREAVSEPGDHSHLPAFLLRPIRARG; from the coding sequence ATGTCTTTTTCCCATCTCGGTTTGTCCGACAAGGTGCTCGCCGCCGTTGCGGCTGCAGGTTATACTTCCCCCACTCCCATTCAGGATCAGGCCATCCCCCACGTGCTGGCGCGCCGCGATGTCCTTGGCATCGCCCAGACCGGCACCGGCAAGACGGCAGCCTTCGTCCTGCCCATGCTGACATTGCTGGAGAAAGGTCGCGCCCGGGCGCGAATGCCCCGTACGCTGATCCTGGAGCCGACCCGCGAACTCGCGGCTCAGGTCAAGGAACAGTTCGACAAGTACGGCGCCGGCCAGAAGCTCAACGTGGCGCTTCTGATCGGCGGCGTTTCCTTCGGCGATCAGGATCTGAAGCTGACCCGCGGCGTCGACGTGCTGATCGCAACTCCGGGCCGCCTGCTTGATCACACCGAACGCGGCGGCCTGCTGCTCACCGGGGTCGAACTGCTGGTGATCGACGAAGCGGACCGAATGCTGGACATGGGTTTCATTCCCGATATCGAGCGCATCTGCAAGCTGGTGCCGTTCACGCGGCAGACCCTCTTCTTCACCGCGACGATGCCCAACGAGATCCGTCGCGTCACGGATACCTTCCTGCATAATCCCGAAAAGATCGAGGTTTCCAGGCCGGCGACCACGGCGGCGACCGTGGCGCAATCGCAGGTCAGCTGTAGCCGCGAACCGCATGAGAAGCGTGAACTGCTGCGCCGCCTGCTGCGCGAAGCCAAGGAACTCAAGAACGCCATCATCTTCTGCAACCGCAAGCGCGACGTCGCCATTGTTTGCAAATCGCTTCAGAAGCATGGCTTCAGCGCCGGCGCCCTTCACGGCGATATGGATCAGTCGGCGCGGACCGCATCGCTCGATCAATTCCGCAAGGGTGAACTGCCGCTGCTTGTCGCTTCCGACGTGGCCGCCCGCGGACTCGACATTCCCGAAGTCAGCCACGTCCTCAACTTCGATGTCCCCTACCATCCCGACGACTACGTGCATCGCATCGGCCGTACCGGCCGTGCCGGACGCACCGGCACCGCGATCACGATCGTCTGTCCGGCGGATTTCAAGTCACTCGCGGCTATCGAGAAGCTGACCGGTCAGGCCATACCCCAGGCAGACCTTCCCGGCCATGATGCCAGCGCCAATGAAGCCGTTGTAGAAGCTGGCGCTCCTGCCGCGGCTGCGGCGGGACGGTCTTCGCGATCCCGCTCCGCACCCGACAAGGGCGGCGAGAGCTATGCGCGTGGCGGAAAGCGCGAAAGCCGCAAACCGCGCCGTTCCGGAGGCGACCACCAGAGACACGAGGCTCCTGCTGTGACGGCGGCAGCATCCAAGGCCGCGCCGCCCCCCTCGATCGGGCGCACGCTCGCACCACGCCGGGAGGCGGTCTCCGAACCGGGGGACCACTCACACCTGCCGGCTTTTTTGCTTCGCCCCATCCGCGCCCGCGGTTGA
- the parE gene encoding DNA topoisomerase IV subunit B: MVKSLKSNIKKKQADDLFAASETKGRSSARAPGRASGAEADYTAADIEVLEGLEPVRRRPGMYIGGTDEKALHHLFAEVIDNAMDEALAGHATFIVVELAADGFLTVTDNGRGIPVDPHPKFPKKSALEVIMCTLHSGGKFDSKVYETSGGLHGVGVSVVNALSSHLEVEVARSQNLYRMTFERGHPKGKLEDLGRIANRRGTTIRFKPDTEIFGAKAAFKPQRLFKMTRSKAYLFGGVEIRWRCAPELLKGLEDLPPEATFHFPGGLKDYLAAAIHKDTLVHPDIFSGRSGRNGAHGACEWAVAWTADADGFLSSYCNTVPTPDGGTHESGLRSALLRGLKDHAERVGQGKRAGSITSEDVMVGAAVMLSVFVREPEFQGQTKDRLATAEASRIVEQAIKDPFDHWLSGNPAQANRLLDFVIERADERLRRRAEKETSRKSAVKKLRLPGKLADCTNTATEGSELFIVEGDSAGGSAKQARDRKTQAVLPLRGKILNVVSATRDKVTANAQLADLIQALGCGTGTNYREEDLRYSRVIIMTDADVDGAHIASLLITFFYRQMPRLIDEGHLYLAVPPLYRLTHGSKTVYARDEAHKDALLKSEFNANAKVDVGRFKGLGEMMPAQLKETTMDPAKRTMLRVMLLAEDREDTADSVERLMGTKAEARFAFISDKAVFASEDMLDV; encoded by the coding sequence ATGGTCAAATCACTGAAATCGAACATTAAAAAGAAACAAGCTGACGACCTTTTCGCGGCTTCGGAAACCAAGGGCCGGTCCTCCGCGAGGGCCCCAGGCCGGGCATCGGGAGCCGAGGCGGACTATACCGCCGCCGACATCGAGGTGCTGGAGGGACTTGAGCCGGTCCGCCGCCGCCCCGGAATGTATATCGGCGGCACCGACGAGAAGGCGCTGCATCATCTGTTCGCCGAGGTGATCGACAACGCCATGGACGAGGCGCTGGCCGGCCACGCCACCTTCATCGTGGTGGAGCTTGCCGCTGACGGCTTCCTCACCGTCACCGACAACGGGCGCGGCATCCCGGTCGATCCGCACCCGAAATTCCCGAAGAAATCGGCGCTTGAAGTCATCATGTGCACGCTGCATTCGGGCGGCAAGTTCGACTCCAAGGTGTATGAAACCTCCGGCGGCCTGCACGGCGTCGGCGTTTCCGTGGTCAACGCCCTCTCCTCGCACCTCGAAGTGGAAGTGGCGCGCAGCCAGAACCTCTACAGGATGACCTTCGAGCGCGGCCACCCCAAGGGCAAGCTCGAGGACCTCGGCAGGATAGCCAACCGCCGCGGCACCACCATTCGTTTCAAGCCGGACACTGAAATCTTCGGGGCGAAGGCCGCGTTCAAGCCGCAGCGCCTGTTCAAGATGACGCGCTCGAAGGCCTACCTGTTCGGCGGCGTCGAAATCCGCTGGCGGTGCGCGCCGGAACTGCTCAAGGGCCTCGAGGATCTTCCTCCGGAAGCGACGTTCCACTTCCCCGGCGGCCTGAAAGACTACCTTGCCGCGGCGATCCACAAGGACACGCTGGTCCATCCGGATATCTTCTCTGGCAGATCGGGCCGCAACGGCGCGCACGGCGCCTGCGAATGGGCGGTGGCATGGACCGCGGATGCCGACGGATTCCTGTCCTCCTACTGCAACACGGTGCCGACGCCCGACGGCGGCACCCATGAGTCGGGCTTGCGCAGCGCGCTGCTGCGCGGGCTGAAGGATCATGCCGAGCGCGTCGGCCAGGGCAAGCGCGCGGGCAGCATCACGTCGGAGGATGTGATGGTGGGCGCCGCCGTGATGCTCAGCGTGTTCGTGCGCGAGCCTGAGTTTCAGGGCCAGACCAAGGACCGCCTCGCCACCGCCGAGGCGTCGCGGATCGTCGAGCAGGCGATCAAGGATCCGTTCGATCATTGGCTGTCCGGCAATCCGGCGCAGGCCAACAGGCTGCTCGACTTCGTGATCGAGCGCGCGGACGAGCGACTGCGCCGCCGCGCCGAGAAGGAAACCTCGCGCAAGAGCGCCGTGAAGAAGCTTCGGCTGCCCGGCAAGCTTGCCGACTGCACCAACACCGCGACGGAAGGCTCGGAGCTGTTCATCGTCGAGGGCGACTCGGCCGGCGGCAGCGCCAAGCAGGCGCGCGATCGCAAGACCCAGGCCGTGCTGCCTTTGCGCGGCAAAATCCTCAACGTCGTATCCGCGACGCGGGACAAGGTCACAGCCAACGCCCAGTTGGCGGATCTCATCCAGGCGCTGGGCTGCGGCACCGGGACCAACTACCGCGAGGAGGATCTGCGCTATTCACGCGTCATCATCATGACCGACGCCGATGTCGATGGCGCCCATATCGCCTCGCTGCTGATTACGTTCTTCTACCGGCAGATGCCTCGCCTGATCGACGAGGGTCACCTCTACCTCGCGGTACCCCCGCTTTATCGCCTCACCCACGGCAGCAAGACGGTCTACGCCCGCGACGAGGCCCACAAGGATGCGCTGCTCAAGAGCGAGTTCAACGCCAACGCCAAGGTCGATGTCGGCCGGTTCAAAGGGCTGGGCGAGATGATGCCGGCGCAGCTCAAGGAAACCACGATGGATCCCGCCAAGCGCACGATGCTGCGGGTCATGCTGCTTGCGGAAGATCGCGAGGACACGGCGGATTCAGTCGAGCGGTTGATGGGCACCAAGGCGGAGGCGCGCTTCGCCTTCATTTCGGACAAGGCTGTATTCGCCAGCGAGGACATGCTGGACGTTTAA
- a CDS encoding caspase family protein, translating into MRGISVGRTALAGIVCALAMLAGPALAAKRVALVIGNNDYRNVPKLQKAVNDARTMGDTLRQLGFSVMVAENQTRQDFSRTLLAFDRQIEAGDTAFFFYAGHGFEIAGQNYLLPTDVPAATEGQEELVRDASILADRIVERLQNRKARTSILVLDACRNNPFERKGTRAVAGGAGLAPMIELPEGVFSVFSAGPRQTALDRLSDNDSNPNSVFTRIFAKELLQPGENMVRVAQRTRRIVSEMADTVRHKQVPVYFDQMVDDVFLNGLAKAAQPKPAPTEPAPKIAALTPVAPLKPPSNEALNAPIANFSRHNGGWTVVFSIADPALGISWRMDENGEFKETGFLDTLDQRTRKRMPNPAIELPADAPAATIQMRYVDANGEMKGPFPIRFDPDAALIRDQRKILDMTATSWLSFRQFNGLLVYYTHLMSYRCAIREVKIGIDSSVPDRTLKMPPCDPRDPVAIPSNATPYLKLPPATKTVSVELTYRDGSVSEIKSFRR; encoded by the coding sequence ATGAGGGGAATTTCAGTCGGACGCACCGCTTTGGCGGGAATCGTATGTGCGCTGGCGATGCTGGCAGGTCCGGCGCTGGCAGCCAAGCGCGTGGCGCTGGTGATCGGGAACAACGACTACAGGAACGTCCCGAAACTTCAGAAGGCCGTCAACGACGCCCGCACCATGGGCGACACGCTGAGGCAACTCGGCTTCAGCGTGATGGTGGCGGAAAACCAGACCCGCCAGGATTTCAGCCGGACGCTGCTGGCGTTCGATCGGCAGATCGAGGCCGGCGATACCGCGTTTTTCTTCTACGCCGGTCACGGCTTCGAGATCGCGGGGCAAAACTATCTGTTGCCGACCGACGTTCCGGCCGCCACCGAAGGGCAGGAGGAGCTGGTGCGCGACGCCTCGATCCTTGCCGATCGCATCGTCGAGCGGCTCCAGAACAGGAAGGCCCGCACCTCGATCCTCGTGCTCGATGCCTGCCGCAACAATCCTTTCGAACGCAAGGGCACCCGCGCGGTCGCGGGCGGCGCGGGACTGGCGCCGATGATTGAATTGCCGGAAGGCGTGTTCTCGGTATTTTCAGCCGGGCCGCGCCAGACCGCGCTCGATCGCCTGTCGGACAACGACAGCAATCCGAATTCGGTTTTCACCCGCATCTTCGCCAAGGAGTTGCTGCAGCCCGGAGAGAACATGGTGCGGGTGGCGCAGCGAACCCGCCGCATTGTCAGCGAAATGGCCGATACCGTAAGACACAAGCAGGTGCCGGTCTATTTCGACCAGATGGTCGACGATGTGTTCCTGAACGGCCTGGCCAAGGCGGCGCAGCCGAAACCGGCTCCGACCGAACCCGCGCCGAAGATTGCGGCGCTAACCCCTGTCGCGCCGCTGAAGCCGCCCTCGAACGAAGCCCTCAACGCGCCCATCGCGAATTTCTCCCGCCACAACGGCGGATGGACCGTGGTGTTCTCAATCGCCGACCCCGCGCTCGGGATTTCCTGGCGCATGGACGAGAACGGCGAGTTCAAGGAAACCGGCTTCCTCGACACGCTCGACCAGCGAACCCGCAAGCGGATGCCGAATCCGGCCATCGAACTCCCTGCCGATGCGCCGGCCGCGACAATTCAGATGCGCTATGTCGACGCCAATGGCGAGATGAAGGGACCGTTTCCCATCCGGTTCGATCCGGACGCAGCACTCATTCGCGATCAGCGAAAAATTCTCGACATGACCGCGACAAGCTGGCTGTCGTTTCGCCAGTTCAACGGGTTGCTTGTCTATTATACGCATCTGATGTCGTATCGCTGCGCGATCCGCGAAGTGAAAATCGGTATCGACTCGTCGGTGCCGGACCGAACGCTCAAGATGCCCCCCTGTGATCCGCGTGACCCCGTGGCGATCCCGAGCAATGCCACACCGTATCTGAAATTGCCGCCTGCAACGAAAACCGTATCCGTTGAGTTGACCTATCGCGACGGCAGCGTATCGGAGATCAAGAGCTTCCGGCGCTGA
- a CDS encoding GGDEF domain-containing protein, which produces MAFAEVALGQIRSLRQAAVPRNYEVWYVYAAGYNCSLNRTINETLARNGTLSDVDLEQIYDTYLSPIRTTERIDKVGARVINEIDEVILLITGARSMAAGFGDSLREAARQLGAAGSHAQIKSVIAALMTSTLDMQEANKVLEDRLELSKVEINNLQHSLEAIRAESMTDPLTGLGNRKYFDRAVADAVALAMSEGEPLSLLMFDIDHFKSFNDNYGHLTGDQVLRLVAMSLKQNIKGQDITARYGGEEFAVVLPSTALKQALTVADHIRRAVMAKELKKKSTGEILGRVTISIGVSMLRPGDTPDSLMERADACLYAAKRGGRNRAICETDPEYFAGAETRVA; this is translated from the coding sequence ATGGCGTTCGCCGAGGTGGCGCTCGGCCAGATCCGTTCGCTGCGTCAGGCCGCGGTGCCGCGCAATTATGAAGTCTGGTACGTCTACGCCGCCGGATATAACTGCTCCCTCAACAGGACCATCAACGAGACGCTGGCGCGCAACGGAACGCTGAGCGACGTTGATCTCGAGCAGATCTACGATACCTATCTTTCTCCGATCAGGACGACCGAACGCATCGACAAGGTTGGCGCGCGGGTGATCAACGAAATCGACGAGGTGATACTTCTTATTACCGGCGCGCGCAGCATGGCGGCCGGTTTTGGAGACAGCTTGAGAGAAGCCGCCAGGCAGCTTGGCGCCGCCGGCAGTCATGCGCAGATCAAGTCGGTCATCGCGGCGTTGATGACATCAACCCTCGACATGCAGGAAGCCAACAAGGTTCTGGAGGACCGGCTGGAGCTCTCGAAGGTCGAGATCAATAACCTTCAGCATAGTCTTGAGGCCATCAGAGCTGAAAGTATGACGGATCCGCTCACCGGTCTCGGCAACCGAAAGTATTTCGATCGAGCCGTGGCCGACGCCGTGGCGCTGGCAATGAGCGAAGGCGAGCCGCTGTCGCTTCTGATGTTCGACATCGACCATTTCAAGTCGTTCAACGACAACTACGGACACCTGACCGGCGACCAAGTCCTGCGGCTGGTCGCGATGTCATTGAAGCAGAACATCAAGGGGCAGGACATCACCGCTCGTTACGGCGGTGAAGAATTCGCGGTCGTGCTGCCGAGCACCGCGCTGAAACAGGCGCTGACGGTCGCGGATCATATCCGGCGCGCCGTGATGGCCAAGGAGCTGAAGAAAAAATCGACCGGCGAGATCCTGGGCCGCGTCACCATCTCGATCGGCGTCTCGATGCTTCGCCCCGGCGATACTCCGGACTCACTGATGGAGCGCGCCGATGCCTGCCTGTACGCAGCCAAGCGTGGCGGCCGCAACCGCGCTATTTGCGAGACCGATCCGGAATACTTCGCTGGCGCTGAGACTCGCGTGGCATGA
- a CDS encoding iron-sulfur cluster assembly protein, giving the protein MSDTAELVVNKTCHMQTSSALSAEETERMGAGIVAALKTVFDPEIPADIYELGLIYKVDIKDDRAVDVEMTLTTPNCPSAAELPIMVENAVASVPGVGVVNVNIVWEPQWVPDRMTDEARAVLNMW; this is encoded by the coding sequence ATGAGCGACACTGCCGAACTGGTTGTAAACAAGACTTGTCACATGCAGACCAGCTCCGCGCTTTCCGCGGAGGAAACCGAGCGCATGGGCGCCGGCATCGTGGCCGCGCTGAAGACCGTGTTCGATCCGGAAATCCCCGCGGACATTTATGAACTCGGCCTGATCTACAAGGTTGACATCAAGGATGATCGCGCTGTCGACGTCGAGATGACGCTGACGACGCCGAACTGCCCTTCGGCGGCTGAACTTCCGATTATGGTGGAAAACGCGGTCGCGAGCGTCCCCGGCGTCGGGGTGGTCAATGTCAACATCGTCTGGGAGCCGCAGTGGGTGCCCGACCGGATGACAGATGAGGCGCGCGCCGTTCTCAATATGTGGTGA
- a CDS encoding DedA family protein, which translates to MEDVARSLVDFVRDHQVWAAPVVLLLAFGESIAFVSLLIPAWGILVAIGAMMGPGQINFWPVWLAGAIGAALGDWVSYWIGFTFKDQVASIWPLSRHPGLLPRGIAFVEKWGVPSIYIGRFFGPLRATVPLAAGIFEMPSLRFQFANWTSALIWSAVLLFFGDLTSQFVQWLWRAT; encoded by the coding sequence ATGGAAGATGTCGCACGCAGCCTGGTCGACTTCGTGCGCGACCATCAGGTTTGGGCCGCTCCCGTCGTGCTGCTGCTCGCCTTCGGCGAATCGATCGCCTTCGTCTCGCTGCTGATCCCCGCCTGGGGGATTCTGGTGGCGATCGGAGCGATGATGGGACCGGGACAGATCAATTTCTGGCCCGTTTGGTTGGCCGGGGCGATCGGCGCGGCGCTCGGCGACTGGGTGTCCTACTGGATCGGCTTCACCTTCAAGGATCAGGTCGCCTCGATCTGGCCGCTTTCGCGGCATCCAGGCCTCTTGCCGCGAGGCATCGCCTTCGTCGAAAAGTGGGGCGTTCCCTCGATCTATATCGGGCGATTCTTCGGACCGCTGCGCGCCACTGTGCCGCTTGCCGCTGGCATCTTCGAAATGCCGTCGTTGCGATTTCAGTTCGCCAACTGGACGTCCGCGCTGATCTGGTCGGCGGTGCTGCTGTTTTTTGGCGACCTGACCTCGCAGTTCGTGCAATGGCTCTGGCGGGCGACTTGA
- a CDS encoding HesB/IscA family protein, with translation MTDMTPGTPATKPKPRPRPQVMRLTDAAATRVKELAARADSEIVGLRVGIKNGGCAGQSYTVEYAHDIRPTDEVVEDKGVKILVDPKAVLYLLGTEMDYKAEKMQAQFVFNNPNQVSACGCGESVQLTPAKIDG, from the coding sequence ATGACAGACATGACGCCAGGCACACCAGCAACCAAGCCGAAACCCCGGCCTCGTCCGCAGGTCATGCGGCTGACTGACGCCGCCGCGACCAGAGTCAAGGAACTTGCGGCGCGAGCCGATTCAGAGATTGTCGGCCTTCGGGTGGGCATCAAGAATGGCGGCTGCGCAGGTCAGTCCTACACCGTGGAATACGCCCACGATATCAGGCCGACGGACGAAGTAGTGGAAGACAAGGGCGTTAAGATTCTGGTCGACCCCAAAGCGGTGCTGTATCTGCTCGGCACCGAAATGGACTACAAGGCCGAAAAGATGCAGGCCCAGTTCGTCTTCAACAATCCGAACCAGGTGTCAGCCTGCGGCTGCGGTGAGTCCGTGCAGCTCACGCCCGCCAAGATCGACGGCTAG
- the argC gene encoding N-acetyl-gamma-glutamyl-phosphate reductase: MTSADTTMKGVSSSGAAGKPTVFVDGASGTTGLEIRQRLDRQGDVVVKSLSDDKRKDPAAKRALMAEVDLVILCLPDEAAKETVALIDGMGADAPKVLDASTAFRVASDWTYGFPELTPDQADRIKAARKVANPGCYPTGSIALLRPLTDAGLIPPDYPVTINAVSGYSGGGKSMIESFEKGAAPAFELYGLGFEHKHLPETQKYANLTRRPIFAPSVGDYRQGMLVSIPLHLDTLPGQPDGATLHATLAKRYAGSTYVSVMPLDNAAAKSGRIEPEALNGSNRLELHVFATDRHRQAVLVARLDNLGKGASGAAVQNMRLMLGLPDRDDAATPTEQEWNEV, from the coding sequence ATGACCAGCGCAGACACCACGATGAAAGGCGTTTCAAGCAGCGGCGCGGCGGGCAAGCCGACAGTGTTCGTCGATGGCGCGTCGGGAACGACCGGCCTCGAAATCCGCCAGCGGCTTGATCGGCAAGGCGACGTCGTCGTCAAAAGCCTTTCCGACGACAAGCGAAAGGATCCGGCCGCCAAGCGCGCGCTGATGGCGGAAGTCGATCTGGTGATCCTCTGTCTGCCCGACGAAGCGGCGAAGGAAACCGTCGCCCTGATCGACGGCATGGGCGCTGACGCGCCGAAAGTGCTGGACGCCTCGACGGCGTTCCGCGTCGCTTCGGACTGGACCTACGGTTTTCCGGAGCTGACGCCGGATCAGGCGGACAGGATCAAGGCGGCGCGCAAGGTTGCGAATCCCGGCTGCTATCCGACCGGATCGATCGCCTTGCTGCGGCCGCTGACCGATGCCGGGCTGATCCCGCCGGACTATCCCGTCACCATCAATGCGGTGAGCGGCTATTCCGGCGGCGGCAAATCCATGATCGAAAGTTTCGAGAAGGGTGCCGCGCCCGCATTCGAGCTTTACGGACTTGGCTTCGAGCACAAGCACCTGCCGGAAACGCAGAAATACGCGAACCTGACACGGCGGCCGATCTTCGCGCCGTCGGTCGGCGACTACCGGCAGGGCATGCTGGTCTCGATCCCGCTGCATCTGGATACGCTGCCGGGGCAACCCGACGGCGCCACGCTTCATGCGACACTGGCGAAGCGTTACGCGGGCAGCACCTATGTCTCGGTGATGCCGCTCGACAATGCTGCCGCGAAAAGCGGCCGGATCGAGCCGGAAGCGCTGAACGGGAGCAACAGGCTTGAACTGCATGTTTTCGCGACCGACAGGCACCGGCAGGCCGTGCTGGTGGCGCGGCTCGACAATCTGGGCAAGGGCGCATCCGGCGCGGCGGTGCAGAACATGCGGCTGATGCTGGGATTGCCCGACAGGGACGACGCGGCGACCCCGACGGAGCAAGAGTGGAATGAGGTTTGA
- a CDS encoding FAD-dependent oxidoreductase yields the protein MDAASPRQQRSMSTRCCIVGGGPAGMMLGYLLARAGVDVVVLEKHADFFRDFRGDTVHPSTMQVMDELGLIDDFLKVPHDKLQKLDAHFGGRRLRIGDISRTGARYPFIAFMPQWDFLNFLREKGRRYPNLKLMMGTEGKGLVQDGDTVIGVHAEDADGAFEIMADLTVACDGRHSVLRASAGLEVEEIGAPMDVLWFRAGKSTETESILARIEAGKMMVTLDRGTYWQCAYVIPKGQHDAVKARGLESFRSDVVSLAPILKSGIADVKSWDDVKLLTVAVNRLKRWTRPGLLCIGDAAHAMSPIGGVGVNIAIQDAVAAANHLAGKLKRGGVSEHDLAEVQRRREFPMRMTQAMQVTVQNNIVSAALKPGEGPFKPPLFARVVNAVPFLQGLTARFIAVGVRPEHVRSEEAGLSEARS from the coding sequence ATGGATGCAGCCAGTCCGCGCCAACAACGCTCGATGTCCACGCGCTGCTGCATCGTCGGCGGCGGACCCGCGGGCATGATGCTCGGCTACCTGCTCGCGCGGGCCGGTGTCGATGTTGTCGTGCTCGAAAAACACGCGGATTTCTTCCGCGACTTCCGCGGAGACACCGTGCATCCCTCGACCATGCAGGTGATGGACGAGCTGGGCCTGATCGACGATTTCCTGAAAGTCCCGCACGACAAGCTGCAAAAGCTCGACGCCCATTTCGGCGGGAGGCGATTGCGGATCGGGGACATCAGCCGGACCGGCGCCAGATATCCGTTCATCGCTTTCATGCCGCAGTGGGACTTCCTTAATTTTCTGCGCGAGAAGGGCCGTCGATATCCGAATCTCAAGCTGATGATGGGGACCGAGGGGAAGGGCCTTGTTCAGGACGGCGATACGGTGATCGGCGTTCATGCGGAAGATGCCGACGGCGCCTTCGAGATCATGGCCGATCTTACGGTCGCCTGCGACGGCCGGCATTCCGTCCTCCGGGCGAGCGCGGGCCTCGAAGTGGAGGAGATCGGCGCGCCGATGGACGTGCTCTGGTTTCGCGCCGGCAAATCCACCGAAACGGAAAGTATCCTCGCCCGCATCGAGGCGGGCAAAATGATGGTGACGCTGGATCGCGGCACCTACTGGCAATGCGCCTATGTCATTCCCAAGGGACAGCATGACGCCGTGAAGGCGAGGGGCCTTGAATCGTTTCGCTCCGACGTCGTTTCGCTTGCACCGATCCTGAAGTCGGGCATCGCTGACGTCAAAAGCTGGGACGACGTCAAGCTGCTCACCGTCGCCGTCAATCGCCTCAAGCGATGGACACGGCCAGGACTGCTCTGCATCGGCGACGCCGCGCACGCCATGTCGCCGATCGGCGGCGTCGGCGTCAATATCGCGATCCAGGATGCGGTCGCGGCAGCCAATCATCTGGCGGGAAAGCTCAAGCGCGGCGGCGTGAGCGAGCACGATCTCGCCGAGGTTCAACGCCGCCGCGAATTCCCGATGCGTATGACGCAGGCGATGCAGGTGACGGTCCAGAACAACATCGTCAGCGCGGCGCTCAAGCCGGGCGAAGGCCCGTTCAAGCCGCCGCTATTCGCGCGTGTCGTCAATGCTGTCCCCTTCCTGCAAGGATTGACCGCGCGCTTCATTGCCGTCGGGGTGCGGCCCGAGCATGTGCGCTCAGAGGAGGCGGGACTGTCGGAAGCTCGATCGTAA
- a CDS encoding VOC family protein, which yields MGSTVIPAMRYRDPHKMIDWLCETFGFARKSVHDDGNGGVAHAELTLGEGMIMLGSARDDDFAKVQKPATTDHLVTQSAYIVVPDADAVYSRAKANGAIIVLEISDKDYGGREFTCRDPEGQVWSFGTYSPWAQSN from the coding sequence ATGGGTTCAACCGTGATTCCCGCGATGCGCTATCGCGATCCGCACAAAATGATCGACTGGTTGTGCGAGACCTTCGGCTTTGCCCGCAAATCCGTCCATGACGACGGCAATGGCGGTGTGGCCCATGCCGAACTTACGCTTGGCGAAGGCATGATCATGCTGGGCTCTGCGCGCGACGACGATTTCGCCAAGGTTCAGAAGCCGGCCACCACCGACCACCTGGTCACTCAGAGCGCCTATATCGTGGTGCCGGATGCCGACGCCGTCTATTCCAGGGCCAAGGCCAACGGCGCCATCATCGTTCTTGAGATTTCCGACAAGGACTATGGAGGACGCGAGTTCACCTGCCGCGATCCCGAGGGCCAGGTCTGGAGCTTCGGCACCTATAGTCCGTGGGCCCAGAGCAACTAA